CGTAGGCTGCCGCACCGTGCCGAGCTTCGTACCAGGCTTGAAAGGACAATTCTGGGATGCCTAGTTCTGGACCAGGCAGATTTTTCGGCGTGCGGAGCGTTTTCATCCGCGCTCGCGTCAGCCACACGCCTGCATGAGCCTCGTCATCGGCTGCATCGATCCCCGTCACGCGACCGATCCCAGCACGCCGTAGCGCAAATACAAAGGTGCTACCGCTGCCGCTGCCACCTATTATAGTGACATTGTGATCGATGCCAGGGCGATCGGGTACCCAGTTTTCGGGATCGGGACCGAGCAGGCGTAGTGCCTCGCGGGCAGCAAAATCGGGATCGGTCGTTGTTTTCATGTCGATCATGGTGTTCTCGACAACGTGGGTGGTCAGAAAGCAGCGAATATGATCTGCGATCGCGTCCCCATCTTCTTCCAGGGCAAAGTGTCCGGTATCGAGTAGATGAAACTCAAGATTCTGCAAGTCACGTTTGTAGGCATAGGCTCCTTCGACTAAAAAGCCCTGATCGTTTTTGCCCCACACGACTAACGTTGGGGGTTGATACTGACGCAGGTAGGCTTGCCATTGCAGATACAGCAACAAATTGGATTGATAGTCGTACTTCAATGCCAGTTGAATATCCGAGTTACCAGGGCGATCGAGAAGCGCTTCATCCAAAGTCCACGTATCGGGACTGAGGGACTCTAAATTTCTCGCTCCAGTGGTGTAATACCATTTCGCGCCCTTGATAGCTAGAGCCTGACGCACCCGCTCGGTATTCTCAGGTGTCTTGTTCTGCCAAAAAGCTCGCATTGGTTGCCAGAAATCACCTAGCCCTTCCGCGTAGGCATTGCCATTTTGCACAATCAGCGACTCTACCCGCTCTGGATTCTGCGTTGCAAGGCGATAGCCAATAGGAGCGCCATAGTCCATCAAGTAAAGACTGTAGCGTTTCAAGCTGATCGCATCGATAAAGCCTGCCATTACTTCGGTAAGGCGATCGAATGTGTAATCAAACTCATCCACCGTAGGCATGGAACTATAGCCAAAGCCAGGGTAATCAGGGGCAACCAGATGGAAGGAATCCGCAAGTGCAGGTATGAGATTGCGGAACATGTGAGAGGAAGTCGGGAAGCCATGCAACAGCAGAATCGTTGGGTTGTCGCGAGAACCCGCTTCACGATAGAAAATATCTAAACCATCGATTGAGACTGTGCGATATGTGGTCATGGAATATATGCGTTGTAGAAGTATGAGAAACAGGTGTTCTGTTGTTCTCATTGTTCAATATTCATTTGATTCAGAACACTGAAGTTTGCTGAGTTAAGCGACAAGTTAGAGACGGCTTTAAAGCGTTTAAATCTTAACTCAAAGAGTAATTACAGGTTATCTCCATCCAGTTATTTCAATCGTTACAAGAAAGTGCCCTATAAGTAGTGGCTGATGGACGTGAAGCCATGCTGAGAGAACCTTCTTCAACTGGTGAAGTTTTACGACAGGTTAATTTATCTCACATCCTGACGACGACCTTGCTCCTGGAAGTAGTCGCGCCAACTTTCGGGTAAAGCTTCCAGTTGAGCAGCACGGTGAAGTAACTCTGAATTGTCTTCCTGGCGAACATAAAGTTGAGTGATATCAGCAACAGTGATGTTGTTGTCATCTCGACTCACCAACTCTAAAGTGTCTCCAGCTCCGACTTCGCCCTCTTGCAAAACACGAAAGTAAAATCCGGTTCGACGACTCGCGAGAAATGGTTTAACCATATCCGGTCGTCCAAACCGAATCCCAAGTTTGTAGCAGGGTAGACGAGGTTGTGTCACCATCAGTTTTACAGTGCCGATCGCAAAGCGATCGCCAATGTTCACTTCCTCTTCTTTCAGCCCAGTGATCGTGAAATTTTCGCCAAAGATACCTGGCGGGAACTCTGTATCAGGCAATTCACTTTGCCAGTAATCATAATGCTCGAAGGGATAGACATAGATGGCTTTGTCTACTCCTCCATGAACGGTTAGATCGGCTTGCCTATCACCGTCTAAATTGAGCGATCGCACCATCACCCGTTTGCTGACTGGCTCTTTGAAAATTCCAGTTGTAACTGTTTTCCCTTTCCAGGTCACTTCACGCGGAAGTCCTACGTTGACACAGATGAGTTTCATCTTTAGCTCCAAAGTTTTGGATTCCATTCGATTACGGCAGCCAACATGGGATATCGAAAAAATGACTGAGTTGCTTATCGGAGTGCTTGATTGACTAAAGGTGCAATGACCGCGATGTTTTTGACCAACTCATCGGAGAGAGAGAACCGCTGCTTTAAGTAATTAGGATCGTTGTAACTCA
The nucleotide sequence above comes from Funiculus sociatus GB2-C1. Encoded proteins:
- a CDS encoding MOSC domain-containing protein; the protein is MKLICVNVGLPREVTWKGKTVTTGIFKEPVSKRVMVRSLNLDGDRQADLTVHGGVDKAIYVYPFEHYDYWQSELPDTEFPPGIFGENFTITGLKEEEVNIGDRFAIGTVKLMVTQPRLPCYKLGIRFGRPDMVKPFLASRRTGFYFRVLQEGEVGAGDTLELVSRDDNNITVADITQLYVRQEDNSELLHRAAQLEALPESWRDYFQEQGRRQDVR